The following are encoded in a window of Thermoanaerobacter ethanolicus JW 200 genomic DNA:
- a CDS encoding cysteine hydrolase family protein has protein sequence MNFDSFLYNTRPFLNYLFDFYSNLEEKSLSSVIYNAGGEDKVSVLVVNMLNGFCKSGPLASPRVAGIIEPIKNLLKACYRMGIKNVFFLNDAHPSDAVEFGEFPPHCVKATYEGEIVDELKEVIEGEPVIVEKNSLNVFFGGELEGWNEFLKKVVEMIKEGKSTFIVVGDCTDLCVYQTAMSIKMIANANNLKVNVIVPENCVETYDTSVKTAESLKIMPHDGNLIHTMFLYHMKLNGIEVVKELLEE, from the coding sequence ATGAATTTTGACAGTTTTTTGTATAACACAAGGCCATTTTTAAATTACCTTTTTGATTTTTATAGCAACCTGGAAGAAAAAAGTTTAAGCAGTGTGATATACAATGCTGGTGGAGAGGATAAGGTTTCAGTTTTGGTTGTGAATATGCTAAACGGTTTTTGTAAAAGCGGTCCATTAGCTAGTCCAAGAGTGGCAGGCATAATAGAACCTATAAAGAATTTATTAAAGGCCTGCTACAGAATGGGGATAAAAAATGTGTTCTTTTTAAATGACGCTCATCCTTCAGATGCAGTTGAATTTGGAGAATTTCCACCTCACTGTGTAAAAGCCACCTATGAGGGTGAAATTGTTGACGAACTGAAGGAAGTAATTGAAGGGGAACCTGTGATTGTGGAGAAAAATTCGTTGAATGTGTTTTTTGGAGGGGAATTAGAAGGCTGGAATGAGTTTTTGAAGAAAGTTGTTGAAATGATAAAGGAAGGAAAATCTACTTTTATTGTAGTGGGAGATTGCACTGACTTATGCGTTTACCAGACGGCTATGTCTATAAAAATGATTGCAAATGCCAATAATCTTAAAGTAAATGTAATTGTACCGGAAAATTGCGTTGAAACCTATGATACATCTGTAAAAACTGCCGAGTCCCTCAAGATAATGCCTCATGATGGCAATTTGATACATACCATGTTTTTGTATCACATGAAATTAAACGGTATAGAAGTTGTAAAAGAGCTTCTTGAGGAGTGA
- a CDS encoding PaaI family thioesterase: MKAINGGIDEKLFEELLKINRSTNFHQLIGVHVAELGKGYAVTKMEIEEKHLNPFGIAHGGVLFSLMDITMGMAARTVGKQVVTLEMNINYVSPANLVDKVKAIGKIVHAGNKTTVAVCEAYTEEGRLLAVARETFFNM, translated from the coding sequence GTGAAAGCAATAAATGGTGGAATAGATGAAAAACTTTTTGAAGAGCTTTTAAAAATAAATAGGAGTACTAATTTTCATCAATTAATAGGGGTGCATGTAGCAGAATTAGGGAAGGGTTATGCTGTTACAAAAATGGAAATTGAAGAAAAACACTTAAATCCTTTTGGCATTGCTCACGGAGGCGTGCTTTTTTCTTTGATGGATATTACAATGGGTATGGCAGCTCGCACAGTTGGAAAGCAAGTGGTGACTCTTGAAATGAATATAAATTATGTTTCACCTGCAAATTTGGTCGACAAAGTAAAGGCGATTGGAAAAATAGTACATGCTGGCAATAAAACTACTGTTGCAGTTTGTGAGGCTTACACAGAAGAGGGGAGACTTTTGGCTGTAGCTAGAGAAACTTTTTTCAATATGTAA
- a CDS encoding undecaprenyl-diphosphatase, with protein sequence MNLTLFHMINGLAGHNIFLDKIMTFIAVYSPILYGMLMLVQWFMGGDKGKKASMNAFFAAIIALGLNLIISTIYFEPRPFVHHKVNLLVKHPADASFPSDHASGGSALSFTELMYDKIIGSIMMVLTLLLLFARIYVGVHYPLDVIAGFIIGFISSKILRDLEGILSSVEEYIIKIWHKIFA encoded by the coding sequence ATGAATTTGACACTTTTTCACATGATAAATGGCTTAGCAGGCCATAATATTTTTTTGGACAAGATTATGACTTTTATTGCTGTGTATTCTCCAATTTTGTATGGGATGCTTATGTTGGTTCAGTGGTTTATGGGCGGTGATAAGGGTAAAAAGGCTTCTATGAACGCCTTTTTTGCAGCTATTATTGCACTAGGGTTAAATTTAATAATTTCAACTATTTATTTTGAGCCAAGACCTTTTGTACACCATAAGGTTAATCTTTTGGTAAAACATCCTGCAGATGCTTCTTTTCCGAGTGACCATGCGTCAGGAGGCTCGGCTTTATCTTTTACAGAGCTTATGTATGATAAAATTATTGGCAGTATAATGATGGTTTTAACTCTATTACTTTTATTTGCAAGAATATATGTGGGAGTACATTATCCACTGGATGTCATAGCCGGCTTTATAATAGGATTTATAAGCAGTAAAATTTTAAGAGATCTTGAAGGAATACTTAGTTCTGTTGAAGAGTATATTATAAAAATATGGCATAAAATATTTGCATAA
- a CDS encoding HD-GYP domain-containing protein: MSYEIINKMKVMENIAKIIRHHHEKYDGKGYPDGLKGEKIPLGSRIIAVADAFDAMTSKRPYRDSFTMAQAIEELKKNAGTQFDPKIVDAFISVIENLGIDY; encoded by the coding sequence ATGAGTTATGAGATTATAAATAAGATGAAGGTTATGGAAAATATCGCAAAGATAATACGTCATCATCACGAAAAATATGATGGCAAAGGATATCCTGATGGATTAAAAGGTGAGAAGATACCTTTAGGTTCACGAATAATAGCCGTGGCTGATGCTTTTGATGCCATGACTTCTAAAAGGCCTTACAGAGATTCATTTACAATGGCTCAAGCTATTGAAGAATTGAAGAAAAATGCGGGAACACAGTTTGATCCTAAAATTGTTGATGCGTTTATATCTGTAATAGAAAATTTGGGAATTGATTATTAA
- a CDS encoding heavy metal translocating P-type ATPase, producing the protein MAEKANLKITGMSCAACATKIEKGLKSLDGVLDANVNLAIEKATVIYDPDKINICDIEKKIEDIGYGVIKDKAELALVGMSCASCAAKIEKTLKNLPGVSNASVNFATETAIVEYDSNEVDTEKMIKAIKDIGYDAKEKTGVGIDTGKEIKEREINTLRKLVIYSAILTVPLVISMVFRMFKISGGILDNPWLQVFLSSPVQFIVGFRYYKGAWNNLKNMTANMDTLVAMGTSAAYFYSLYNVFTKPSHEIHNYLYFEASAVIITLVTLGKLLEATAKGKTSEAIKNLMGLQAKTARVIRDGQELDIPIEEVKVGDIVVVRPGEKIPVDGKIVEGSSTIDESMITGESIPVEKGVGDEVIGATINKTGTFKFEATKVGKDTVLSQIIKMVEDAQGSKAPIQQIADKISGIFVPTVIAIAATTFLIWYFGYGDFNAGIINAVSVLVIACPCALGLAVPTSVMVGTGKGAENGILIKGGEHLQRAGKITAIVFDKTGTITKGEPEVTDIVALGDFTEDEILKIAGIAEKNSEHPLGQAIVNKAKEKFKILEDPEKFEAIPGYGICITINEKEFYIGNRRLMDRQNIDITSIEDKVTELESQGKTAMILASHDRVYGIIAVADTVKSDSAKAIKELQAMGIEVYMITGDNKRTAEAIAKQVGIKNVVAEVLPEHKAEEVMKLQKMGKVVAMVGDGINDAPALATADVGIAIGTGTDVAIETSDITLISGNLMGIVTAIKLSKATMRNIYQNLFWAFVYNTIGIPFAAMGLLTPAIAGGAMAFSSVSVVSNALRLRRFRE; encoded by the coding sequence ATGGCCGAAAAAGCTAATTTAAAAATAACAGGGATGTCTTGTGCAGCCTGTGCAACAAAAATAGAAAAAGGGCTTAAAAGCTTAGATGGAGTTTTAGATGCAAATGTAAATCTTGCGATTGAAAAAGCAACGGTTATATATGATCCAGATAAAATTAACATATGCGATATTGAGAAAAAAATAGAAGATATAGGATATGGTGTAATAAAAGATAAAGCAGAGCTTGCACTTGTGGGTATGTCCTGCGCATCATGCGCTGCCAAAATCGAAAAAACCTTAAAAAACCTGCCTGGTGTAAGCAATGCATCAGTTAATTTTGCGACTGAGACAGCAATTGTCGAATATGATTCAAATGAAGTTGATACAGAAAAAATGATTAAAGCGATAAAAGATATAGGATATGATGCAAAGGAAAAAACTGGAGTAGGTATTGATACAGGAAAAGAGATAAAGGAGAGAGAAATAAATACATTAAGGAAACTTGTAATATATTCAGCGATTTTAACTGTGCCGTTAGTAATATCAATGGTTTTTAGAATGTTTAAAATTTCAGGAGGAATACTTGATAATCCGTGGTTACAGGTATTTTTATCTTCACCTGTTCAGTTTATCGTAGGTTTTAGATATTATAAGGGTGCGTGGAACAATTTAAAAAATATGACGGCAAATATGGATACTTTGGTAGCTATGGGAACATCTGCAGCGTATTTTTATAGTTTGTACAATGTATTTACCAAACCCTCTCATGAGATACACAATTACTTGTATTTTGAGGCATCAGCAGTTATTATAACGCTTGTAACATTAGGTAAGCTGCTTGAAGCTACAGCCAAGGGAAAAACATCTGAAGCAATAAAAAACCTCATGGGACTACAAGCAAAGACCGCAAGAGTGATAAGGGATGGGCAAGAATTAGATATACCTATTGAAGAAGTCAAAGTCGGGGATATCGTTGTTGTAAGGCCGGGCGAAAAAATACCAGTTGACGGTAAAATAGTTGAGGGTAGTTCCACAATAGATGAATCTATGATAACTGGTGAATCTATTCCTGTAGAAAAAGGCGTTGGTGATGAAGTAATTGGCGCTACGATAAATAAAACAGGAACGTTTAAATTTGAAGCGACAAAAGTGGGTAAAGATACGGTACTATCGCAAATTATTAAAATGGTAGAAGATGCCCAAGGATCAAAAGCGCCAATTCAACAAATTGCTGATAAAATCTCTGGTATTTTTGTACCCACAGTTATAGCCATAGCTGCTACCACATTTTTAATTTGGTATTTTGGGTATGGAGATTTTAATGCGGGCATAATAAATGCAGTATCAGTACTTGTAATTGCCTGCCCGTGTGCGCTTGGACTTGCAGTTCCCACTTCTGTGATGGTAGGGACAGGAAAAGGAGCAGAAAATGGTATACTCATAAAGGGAGGAGAACATCTGCAGAGGGCAGGGAAAATAACGGCAATAGTATTTGATAAGACTGGGACGATAACAAAAGGAGAACCGGAAGTTACAGACATAGTAGCTCTTGGAGATTTCACCGAAGATGAGATTTTGAAAATTGCGGGAATTGCGGAAAAAAATTCTGAGCATCCATTGGGACAAGCAATTGTCAATAAAGCAAAAGAAAAATTCAAAATATTGGAAGACCCTGAGAAATTTGAGGCTATACCAGGCTACGGTATATGCATTACGATAAATGAAAAAGAGTTTTATATTGGCAATAGAAGGCTCATGGACAGACAAAATATTGATATAACGTCAATTGAAGATAAGGTCACAGAACTAGAATCACAAGGTAAAACAGCAATGATATTGGCATCTCACGACAGAGTTTATGGCATTATAGCTGTTGCAGATACCGTAAAGAGTGACTCGGCAAAAGCTATTAAAGAGTTACAAGCTATGGGTATCGAAGTATACATGATTACGGGAGATAATAAAAGGACTGCTGAGGCAATAGCAAAACAAGTTGGTATAAAAAATGTGGTGGCAGAAGTATTGCCAGAACATAAAGCTGAAGAGGTTATGAAGCTTCAAAAAATGGGAAAAGTAGTTGCAATGGTGGGAGATGGTATTAATGATGCTCCTGCTTTAGCTACTGCGGATGTTGGCATAGCGATAGGTACAGGTACAGATGTGGCGATAGAAACCTCAGATATAACGTTGATAAGTGGAAATCTTATGGGTATTGTGACCGCCATAAAATTAAGCAAAGCTACCATGAGAAATATATATCAAAATTTATTCTGGGCTTTTGTATACAATACAATCGGCATACCATTTGCCGCAATGGGCCTTTTAACTCCAGCTATAGCAGGAGGGGCAATGGCATTTAGCTCAGTATCAGTTGTATCAAATGCCTTGAGATTGAGAAGATTTAGGGAATGA
- the mnmA gene encoding tRNA 2-thiouridine(34) synthase MnmA, whose translation MRESTRRLKNFFMKKNNRVVVGMSGGVDSSVSAYLLKEQGFDVIGVTMQIWQDKDEEAVRVEGGCCSLSAVNDARRVANKIGIKYYVMNFKDVFKEKVIDYFVDEYLKGRTPNPCIACNKYIKFEELLKRAWMIDAYYVATGHYAIKEYDEERRRYLLKKSVDTSKDQTYVLYNLTQTQLEHILFPLGKYKKDEVRELAKNLGLPVASKPDSQEICFVTDNDYGKFIRENAKEEIKPGEFRDTRGRFLGYHKGIIHYTIGQRKGLGISVGKPLYVVDIDAENNVVVLGYGDEVFGDELISYNNNFISIDKLEGEMRVKAKIRYTAKEQDAVIRPLEDGRVFVKFDNPQRAITPGQSVVFYDGDIVVGGGTIERKVR comes from the coding sequence ATGAGAGAATCTACAAGGAGGTTAAAAAATTTTTTTATGAAAAAGAATAACAGAGTAGTTGTGGGAATGAGCGGAGGTGTTGATAGCTCTGTTTCAGCGTATCTTTTAAAAGAGCAGGGATTTGATGTTATAGGTGTTACGATGCAAATATGGCAGGACAAAGATGAGGAAGCCGTAAGAGTTGAAGGCGGCTGTTGTTCATTAAGTGCTGTTAATGACGCCAGAAGAGTAGCAAATAAGATTGGTATTAAATATTATGTAATGAATTTTAAGGATGTTTTTAAAGAAAAAGTAATAGATTATTTTGTAGATGAATATTTAAAAGGTAGGACTCCCAATCCCTGTATTGCTTGCAATAAATATATAAAATTTGAAGAACTTTTAAAAAGAGCCTGGATGATAGATGCATATTATGTAGCAACAGGCCATTATGCGATTAAAGAGTACGATGAAGAAAGAAGAAGGTATTTATTAAAGAAATCTGTAGATACTTCCAAAGACCAGACTTATGTACTATATAATCTTACTCAAACTCAGCTTGAGCATATTTTGTTTCCACTGGGTAAATATAAAAAAGATGAGGTCAGAGAGTTAGCTAAAAATTTAGGCCTGCCTGTTGCATCAAAGCCAGACAGTCAAGAAATTTGTTTTGTAACTGATAATGATTATGGAAAATTTATTAGAGAAAATGCCAAAGAAGAGATAAAACCAGGAGAATTCCGCGATACGAGAGGTAGATTTTTAGGTTATCATAAAGGGATTATACATTATACAATAGGACAACGGAAAGGTTTAGGAATTTCTGTTGGCAAACCCCTCTATGTTGTCGATATTGATGCAGAAAATAATGTGGTAGTATTAGGATACGGTGACGAAGTATTTGGGGATGAACTCATTTCCTATAATAACAACTTTATTTCAATTGACAAACTTGAAGGAGAGATGAGAGTAAAAGCAAAGATACGGTACACTGCAAAAGAGCAGGATGCAGTAATACGACCACTTGAAGATGGGAGGGTTTTTGTGAAATTTGACAATCCACAAAGGGCTATTACACCAGGGCAGTCAGTAGTTTTTTATGATGGAGATATTGTTGTAGGAGGGGGAACAATAGAAAGAAAAGTTAGATAA
- the nifS gene encoding cysteine desulfurase NifS, producing MDRIYLDNAATTPVDKRVLEAMLPYYSDVFGNPSSTYSYGQEAKKAMEEAREKVAKALGADADEIYFTSGGSESDNWALKGVAYALKDKGNHIITTEIEHHAVLNTCRYLEKEGFKVTYLPVDEYGLVKPEDLKKAITDKTILVSIMFANNEIGTIEPVDELVKIAHEKNVYFHTDAVQAVGNIPIDVKKLDVDLLSLSAHKIYGPKGVGALYIKKGVKIHSLIQGGTQERNRRAGTENVAGIVGLGEAIELITKNLDSHINKLTFLRDKLINGILEKIPYARLNGHPTKRLPGNVNVSFEFVDGESLILNLDMAGICASSGSACTSGSLEPSHVLLAIGLSKELARGSLRLTIGKDNTEEDIDKVLEVLPQIVKRLRSISQIV from the coding sequence GTGGATAGAATTTATTTAGACAATGCAGCGACTACTCCAGTTGATAAAAGGGTATTAGAGGCGATGTTACCATATTATAGTGATGTTTTTGGTAATCCATCTTCCACGTATTCATATGGTCAAGAAGCGAAAAAAGCTATGGAAGAAGCGAGGGAAAAAGTGGCAAAAGCGCTGGGTGCAGATGCAGACGAAATATATTTTACCAGTGGTGGGTCTGAGTCTGATAATTGGGCATTAAAAGGTGTAGCATATGCGTTAAAAGATAAGGGAAATCACATTATTACAACGGAAATTGAACATCATGCAGTACTTAATACTTGTCGATATCTTGAAAAAGAAGGATTCAAAGTAACATATCTTCCAGTTGACGAATATGGACTTGTAAAACCTGAAGATTTAAAAAAGGCAATTACAGATAAAACAATCCTTGTTTCTATAATGTTTGCCAATAATGAGATAGGTACGATAGAGCCAGTTGATGAGCTTGTCAAAATAGCTCATGAGAAAAATGTATATTTTCATACTGATGCTGTGCAAGCAGTTGGTAATATACCAATAGATGTAAAAAAATTAGATGTTGATTTGTTATCTCTATCTGCCCATAAAATATATGGACCTAAAGGCGTGGGAGCATTATATATAAAAAAGGGTGTAAAGATTCATTCGCTTATACAAGGTGGAACACAGGAAAGGAATAGAAGAGCGGGCACAGAAAATGTTGCAGGAATAGTAGGACTGGGGGAAGCGATAGAGCTTATCACGAAAAATTTGGATTCTCATATAAATAAACTTACATTTTTAAGAGATAAACTTATAAATGGAATATTAGAAAAAATACCATATGCGAGGTTAAACGGGCATCCAACAAAAAGGCTTCCAGGCAATGTTAATGTATCATTTGAATTTGTAGATGGCGAATCCCTTATTTTAAACTTAGATATGGCAGGAATATGTGCTTCAAGTGGTTCAGCATGCACTTCTGGTTCACTTGAGCCATCTCATGTGCTTCTGGCAATTGGGCTCTCAAAAGAATTAGCTCGAGGGTCTTTGAGACTTACAATAGGTAAAGATAACACAGAAGAAGATATAGATAAGGTTTTAGAAGTACTTCCACAAATTGTTAAAAGATTAAGGTCAATATCACAGATTGTATGA
- the cysK gene encoding cysteine synthase A — protein MPKRQNEIYEDITQLIGNTPMIRLNKIVPENTAEVIVKLESFNPGGSVKDRIALNMIKRAEEEGRLKPGGTIVEPTSGNTGIGLAMVSAVKGYKLILVMPDTMSIERRNLLLSYGAELVLTPGAEGMKGAIKKAQEILELNPDYIMLDQFKNPANPEIHELTTAKEILKDTNGEIDAFVAGVGTGGTISGVGKVLKQYNKNIKIFAVEPEESPVLSGGKPGPHKIQGIGAGFIPDTLNLDIIDGIIKVKERDAFEMSMILAKQEGILCGISSGANVFAAIEVANRLGKGKRVVTVLPDTGERYLSMHKVFE, from the coding sequence ATGCCTAAAAGACAAAACGAAATTTATGAGGATATAACCCAGCTTATAGGCAATACACCTATGATTAGGTTAAATAAAATTGTTCCTGAAAATACAGCGGAGGTCATAGTAAAATTAGAGTCTTTTAACCCAGGTGGAAGTGTTAAGGACAGAATTGCATTAAATATGATAAAAAGAGCTGAGGAAGAAGGAAGATTAAAACCTGGTGGGACAATTGTTGAACCTACCAGTGGAAATACAGGTATTGGTCTTGCGATGGTTAGTGCTGTAAAAGGGTATAAGTTGATTCTTGTAATGCCTGATACGATGAGTATAGAACGACGAAATTTACTTTTGTCATATGGAGCAGAGCTTGTTTTAACACCCGGTGCAGAGGGCATGAAAGGAGCCATAAAAAAGGCACAAGAAATTTTGGAATTAAATCCTGATTATATAATGTTAGATCAGTTTAAAAATCCTGCGAATCCAGAAATACATGAACTTACAACGGCAAAAGAAATATTAAAAGATACAAATGGAGAAATAGATGCATTTGTAGCAGGTGTAGGTACAGGTGGAACAATATCCGGGGTAGGAAAAGTTTTAAAGCAATATAACAAAAATATAAAGATTTTTGCAGTTGAACCGGAAGAATCTCCTGTATTGTCAGGCGGCAAACCTGGACCTCATAAGATACAAGGAATAGGAGCTGGATTTATTCCTGACACATTAAATCTTGACATTATCGATGGAATTATAAAGGTAAAAGAGAGAGATGCTTTTGAGATGTCAATGATACTTGCAAAACAAGAAGGGATTCTTTGTGGTATTTCTTCAGGCGCAAATGTTTTTGCGGCAATTGAAGTTGCAAATCGCCTCGGGAAAGGAAAACGGGTTGTAACTGTGTTGCCTGATACTGGGGAAAGATATTTAAGTATGCACAAAGTTTTTGAATAA
- a CDS encoding winged helix-turn-helix transcriptional regulator — MELRKGLLNVKCPIAVTQYVVAGKWKLVIIWQLREGPKRFNELKRLLPDIRQGYLTQQLRELERDGLVHREVYNVVPPKVEYSLTEIGIKFLEVMDKMHEWGSEYIKFLEGKIDSQQNATE, encoded by the coding sequence ATGGAATTAAGAAAAGGATTGTTAAATGTAAAATGTCCTATAGCTGTTACTCAATACGTGGTAGCTGGCAAATGGAAGCTGGTCATAATATGGCAGCTACGAGAAGGGCCTAAGCGTTTTAATGAGCTGAAAAGGCTTTTGCCTGATATAAGGCAGGGATACTTGACGCAGCAGCTAAGGGAATTAGAGAGGGATGGCCTTGTACACAGAGAAGTGTATAATGTGGTACCACCCAAAGTGGAATATTCACTGACTGAAATAGGTATTAAATTTCTAGAAGTCATGGATAAAATGCATGAATGGGGTAGTGAATACATTAAATTTTTAGAAGGGAAGATCGACTCGCAGCAAAATGCTACAGAATAA
- a CDS encoding FMN-dependent NADH-azoreductase — MSKLLYIKANPKNDDASRTFRISEQFIKTYKEYNPQDEIITLDLYKEKIHFLTLDDINSIFGPKTDSSKDHPILKYAYQFAEADKYVIAAPMWNLGIPSILKAYIDYITVSGITFKYTEQGAVGLMKGKKAVHIMATGGEYTHGPFSGFEMANRYIKAILTFMGIEVVETIVAERLDIIGEDVEKIVSEATKRAQEVAKTF, encoded by the coding sequence ATGAGCAAATTATTGTATATTAAAGCAAATCCCAAAAATGATGATGCATCAAGGACTTTCAGGATATCTGAACAATTTATAAAGACCTATAAAGAATATAATCCTCAAGATGAGATAATCACTTTGGATCTATACAAAGAAAAAATACATTTTTTGACACTGGATGACATCAACAGCATTTTTGGACCCAAAACTGATAGCTCAAAGGATCATCCAATATTAAAATATGCTTATCAATTTGCAGAAGCTGACAAGTACGTCATAGCTGCTCCTATGTGGAACTTAGGTATTCCCTCCATTTTAAAAGCCTACATCGACTATATAACAGTATCAGGTATAACATTCAAATATACAGAGCAAGGGGCCGTGGGGCTGATGAAGGGCAAAAAAGCTGTCCACATCATGGCCACTGGCGGGGAATACACTCATGGACCTTTTTCAGGATTTGAAATGGCAAACAGATATATAAAGGCAATACTTACCTTTATGGGAATTGAAGTAGTAGAAACTATAGTAGCAGAAAGACTGGATATAATAGGAGAAGATGTAGAAAAAATAGTGTCAGAGGCAACCAAACGAGCTCAGGAAGTTGCTAAAACATTTTAA
- a CDS encoding DUF1540 domain-containing protein: MSAENVVKCSVNTCSYWKDMKCHAPSIEINSKVMSAKTSAETECTTFKPR, from the coding sequence ATGTCAGCAGAAAATGTAGTTAAATGTTCAGTAAATACTTGTAGTTACTGGAAAGATATGAAATGTCATGCTCCATCGATTGAAATAAATTCAAAAGTAATGTCTGCAAAAACTAGTGCAGAAACAGAATGCACAACATTTAAACCAAGATAA
- the copZ gene encoding copper chaperone CopZ, producing the protein MGLFGTKGETIVINVKGMSCNHCKMSVETALKKLNGVSKAIVDLDKGNVTVTYDPAKVSVDDMKKAIIDTGYEV; encoded by the coding sequence ATGGGCCTGTTTGGAACTAAAGGTGAGACTATCGTTATAAATGTTAAAGGAATGTCATGCAATCATTGCAAAATGTCTGTCGAAACTGCACTAAAGAAATTAAATGGGGTATCGAAAGCTATTGTTGACCTTGACAAAGGTAATGTTACGGTAACATATGATCCTGCTAAAGTTTCTGTAGATGATATGAAAAAAGCAATTATTGATACCGGATATGAAGTATAA
- a CDS encoding VTT domain-containing protein, which produces MDLIKNFIDIVLHLDKYLGSVIQTYGTYTYSILFFIIFLETGFVVTPFLPGDSLLFAAGTFAAIGSLNIFYVVILLAFAAILGDTINYHIGKFVGGKIYERENLRLIKREHLLEARDFYEKYGSITIVVGRFIPIIRTFVPFVAGIGQMRYFKFLFYNALGGTLWVLLFTLGGYYFGNLQIVRDHFGLVTIAIIVISLIPAIISFLKRKKR; this is translated from the coding sequence ATGGACCTTATAAAAAACTTCATTGATATTGTATTGCATCTTGATAAGTATTTAGGCAGTGTTATTCAAACTTATGGCACATATACTTACAGCATTTTGTTTTTTATTATTTTCCTTGAGACTGGCTTTGTGGTGACGCCTTTTTTGCCTGGAGATTCTCTTCTCTTTGCAGCAGGGACTTTTGCAGCAATTGGCAGTTTAAATATATTTTATGTCGTTATACTTTTGGCCTTTGCTGCCATATTAGGAGATACAATAAACTATCATATAGGGAAATTTGTGGGGGGAAAAATTTATGAAAGAGAAAACCTACGGTTAATAAAAAGAGAGCATTTGCTGGAAGCTCGTGACTTTTATGAAAAGTATGGTTCTATTACTATTGTTGTAGGAAGATTTATACCAATTATTAGAACTTTTGTCCCTTTTGTAGCGGGTATTGGACAAATGAGATATTTTAAGTTTTTATTTTACAATGCATTAGGAGGAACGCTGTGGGTTTTACTTTTTACTTTAGGTGGGTACTATTTTGGGAATTTGCAAATAGTGAGAGACCATTTTGGATTGGTGACAATTGCGATAATTGTCATATCGTTAATACCCGCAATTATAAGCTTTTTAAAAAGGAAAAAACGTTGA
- a CDS encoding DUF134 domain-containing protein yields MPRPPKCRWVRSEPNVTHFKPVGVPMSMLDEVILTVEELEAIRLKDLEGLEQEECADMMKVSRPTFFRIINSARQKVADALVNGKAIRVEGGNYRVYEEEQRGHRGMRHRHGHWGGED; encoded by the coding sequence ATGCCAAGACCTCCAAAATGCAGATGGGTTAGAAGTGAACCAAATGTAACTCATTTTAAACCAGTAGGTGTGCCTATGTCTATGTTAGATGAAGTTATACTAACAGTAGAGGAATTAGAGGCTATAAGGCTTAAGGATTTGGAAGGTTTAGAGCAAGAAGAATGTGCTGATATGATGAAGGTGTCGAGACCCACCTTTTTTAGAATAATCAATTCAGCTAGACAAAAAGTAGCGGATGCTTTAGTTAATGGTAAAGCGATAAGAGTGGAAGGTGGAAATTACAGAGTTTATGAAGAAGAACAAAGAGGTCATAGAGGTATGCGCCATAGGCATGGCCACTGGGGTGGAGAAGATTAA